One Pantoea eucalypti genomic region harbors:
- a CDS encoding acyltransferase family protein has product MNRITWIDNLRGLSILAIIFLHSTIAVHNNAGHFTAFSSLLNEMLAPVRLGLMFFVSGLFVDAGLRKGLGPFFNNKVRSILYPFVVWVAVYGGLKILFSSMANTPQSPMNIILSHLTGGGDMTWFLHSLFIFFIVIIFARHLPFLLVFAICMTLSWALPAIEADGVFASFDNTHINKSLYLFVFFYLGDYVVRKQVDIAEKVQHGPTLLISVVSFVLLSCLNIFILERHSQALLSPLALLSVPFFVWIALKLKSDLVYYIGVNSIVFYLSHYLAIQFFSKIVKFESPSAWVNDLKFISAFLVALALPWTLCLMRKHGWFNFLFTMKKSSKPMTTKPV; this is encoded by the coding sequence ATGAATCGTATAACGTGGATCGATAATCTGCGGGGATTAAGTATTCTCGCAATCATTTTTTTGCACAGCACTATCGCCGTACATAATAACGCCGGACATTTTACCGCCTTTAGCAGCCTGTTGAACGAGATGCTGGCACCGGTAAGACTGGGGCTGATGTTCTTTGTTTCGGGTTTATTTGTCGATGCAGGGTTGAGAAAAGGCCTGGGGCCTTTTTTTAATAACAAAGTACGCAGTATTCTCTATCCTTTTGTGGTCTGGGTAGCCGTCTACGGCGGATTAAAAATCCTGTTCAGCTCAATGGCTAATACGCCGCAATCACCGATGAATATTATTCTCTCCCACCTGACCGGTGGCGGTGATATGACCTGGTTCCTGCATTCACTGTTTATTTTCTTTATTGTGATTATCTTTGCGCGTCACCTGCCATTCCTGCTGGTGTTTGCCATCTGTATGACGCTGAGCTGGGCGCTGCCGGCGATTGAGGCGGATGGCGTGTTTGCCAGCTTCGACAATACGCACATCAACAAATCGCTTTATCTGTTTGTCTTCTTCTATCTCGGCGATTACGTAGTGAGAAAGCAGGTGGATATTGCAGAGAAAGTGCAGCATGGTCCGACGCTGCTGATTTCAGTAGTGAGTTTTGTACTTCTTTCCTGCCTGAATATCTTTATACTGGAACGTCATTCCCAGGCGTTATTATCACCTCTGGCACTATTGTCGGTTCCGTTTTTTGTCTGGATTGCGCTTAAGCTGAAATCTGACCTGGTTTACTACATTGGCGTCAACTCTATTGTCTTCTACCTGTCGCATTATCTGGCGATTCAGTTCTTCAGTAAGATTGTGAAGTTTGAAAGCCCGTCAGCCTGGGTAAATGACCTGAAGTTTATTTCAGCGTTTCTGGTGGCGCTGGCATTGCCGTGGACATTATGTCTGATGAGAAAACACGGCTGGTTTAATTTCCTCTTTACGATGAAAAAGTCATCAAAGCCGATGACAACCAAACCGGTTTAA
- the panC gene encoding pantoate--beta-alanine ligase, translated as MLIIETLLMLRQEVRRWRQQGKRIALVPTMGNLHEGHLTLVDEARARGDIVIVSIFVNPMQFDREDDLARYPRTLQEDCEKLNRHQVDVVFAPSPAEVYPQGTQNQTFVEVPVLSSLLEGAMRPGHFRGVATIVSKLFNLVQPDIACFGEKDFQQLAIIRKMVADMGFDIEIVGVPTVRAKDGLALSSRNGYLTADERKLAPLLSQVMRQMATRLENGERQIDEIIEAASEALLAQGLRPDGLAICDADTLQPLTVDSQRAVVLMAAWLGKARLIDNQTVDLTL; from the coding sequence GTGTTGATCATTGAAACGCTGTTGATGCTGCGCCAGGAAGTCCGTCGCTGGCGTCAGCAGGGTAAACGCATTGCGCTGGTGCCGACCATGGGCAACCTGCATGAAGGCCATCTGACACTGGTGGATGAAGCGCGCGCCCGCGGCGACATCGTCATTGTCTCGATCTTTGTCAATCCCATGCAGTTCGATCGCGAAGATGACCTCGCGCGCTATCCGCGCACGCTGCAGGAAGATTGTGAAAAGCTGAACCGTCACCAGGTGGATGTGGTTTTTGCGCCTTCACCGGCTGAAGTCTATCCGCAGGGTACCCAGAATCAGACCTTTGTTGAGGTGCCGGTGCTCTCTTCCCTGCTGGAAGGCGCGATGCGACCAGGCCATTTTCGCGGCGTGGCGACCATCGTCAGCAAACTGTTTAATCTGGTGCAGCCCGATATTGCCTGTTTCGGTGAAAAGGATTTTCAGCAACTGGCTATCATTCGTAAGATGGTGGCCGATATGGGCTTTGACATTGAGATTGTGGGTGTGCCCACCGTGCGGGCTAAAGATGGCCTGGCGCTGAGTTCACGCAACGGCTACCTGACAGCCGATGAGCGTAAGCTGGCACCGTTGCTGAGCCAGGTAATGCGTCAGATGGCGACACGGCTGGAGAATGGCGAGCGTCAGATTGACGAGATCATCGAGGCCGCCAGCGAGGCACTGCTGGCGCAGGGATTGCGTCCTGATGGCCTGGCGATTTGTGATGCGGACACACTGCAGCCGCTGACGGTGGACAGTCAGCGCGCGGTGGTACTGATGGCCGCCTGGCTGGGTAAAGCCCGCCTGATTGATAATCAAACTGTTGACCTGACGCTGTAA
- the pcnB gene encoding polynucleotide adenylyltransferase PcnB gives MFTRVANFCRKVLKRDEEEAPAEVEPERLMTIIPRESHTISRKDISENALKVLYRLNKAGYEAYLVGGGVRDLLLGQKPKDFDVTTNATPEQMRKLFRNCRLVGRRFRLAHVMFGPEVIEVATFRGHHQVEEIAEDRNSSQRAQSGMLLRDNIFGSIEDDAQRRDLTINSLYYSVADFSVRDYVGGISDLEQGIIRLIGDPETRYREDPVRMLRVARFAAKLNMRIAPETAEPIPRLASLLRDIPPARLFEESLKLLQAGYGYSTYLKLCEYQLFQPLFPTLARNFTENSDSHMERMLAQVLKNTDNRIHNDMRVNPAFLFAAMFWYPQLEAAERIAQESGLTYFEAFAMAMNDTLDEACRALAIPKRITSLIRDIWLLQLRMSRRHGKRAWKLMEHPKFRAAYDLLALRAEVENNPELLRLSQWWGEFQVAAPPHQKNMLNNLGDDPVPRNKSRRPRRRPSAPRRDNQNAS, from the coding sequence ATTTTTACCCGAGTAGCTAATTTTTGCCGGAAAGTCCTGAAGCGTGATGAAGAGGAAGCCCCAGCAGAGGTTGAACCAGAGCGTCTGATGACCATCATCCCTCGTGAAAGCCATACCATCTCACGTAAAGACATCAGCGAAAATGCCCTCAAAGTGCTCTATCGCCTGAACAAAGCCGGTTATGAAGCCTATCTGGTAGGCGGTGGCGTGCGCGATTTGCTACTGGGGCAAAAACCCAAAGATTTCGACGTGACCACCAACGCCACACCAGAGCAAATGCGTAAGCTGTTCCGCAACTGTCGCCTGGTCGGTCGTCGTTTCCGTCTGGCACACGTCATGTTTGGCCCGGAAGTGATCGAAGTCGCAACGTTCCGTGGCCATCATCAGGTGGAAGAGATTGCAGAAGATCGTAACAGTTCGCAGCGCGCCCAGAGTGGCATGCTGCTGCGCGATAATATCTTTGGTTCTATCGAAGATGATGCCCAGCGTCGCGATCTCACCATCAACAGCCTCTACTACAGCGTGGCTGATTTCAGCGTGCGCGACTATGTCGGCGGCATCAGCGATCTCGAACAGGGCATTATCCGCCTGATTGGCGATCCGGAAACCCGCTACCGTGAAGATCCGGTGCGGATGCTGCGCGTTGCGCGTTTTGCCGCCAAGCTCAATATGCGTATTGCGCCGGAGACCGCCGAGCCGATTCCGCGTCTCGCCTCACTGCTACGTGATATTCCGCCTGCACGCCTGTTTGAAGAGTCACTGAAACTGCTACAGGCCGGATACGGTTACAGCACCTATCTTAAACTGTGTGAATATCAGCTGTTCCAGCCGCTGTTCCCGACGCTGGCACGCAACTTCACGGAAAACAGCGACAGTCACATGGAGCGGATGCTGGCTCAGGTGCTGAAAAATACCGATAACCGCATTCACAACGATATGCGCGTTAATCCGGCATTTCTGTTTGCCGCGATGTTCTGGTATCCGCAGCTTGAAGCGGCCGAACGCATCGCGCAGGAAAGTGGCCTGACCTACTTCGAAGCTTTTGCGATGGCGATGAACGATACGCTGGATGAAGCCTGCCGTGCGCTGGCGATTCCGAAGCGTATTACTTCGCTTATCCGCGATATCTGGCTGTTGCAGTTACGCATGTCACGCCGTCACGGTAAACGTGCCTGGAAACTGATGGAGCATCCGAAATTCCGCGCCGCTTACGATCTGCTGGCGCTGCGGGCAGAAGTGGAAAATAACCCTGAACTGCTGCGCCTGAGCCAGTGGTGGGGTGAATTCCAGGTGGCTGCCCCGCCGCATCAGAAAAACATGCTGAATAACCTGGGTGATGATCCGGTGCCACGCAATAAATCGCGTCGTCCGCGCCGCCGTCCTTCCGCGCCGCGTCGTGACAATCAAAACGCCTCATGA
- the panD gene encoding aspartate 1-decarboxylase: MIRTVLQGKLHRVKVTQADLNYEGSCAIDQDFLDASGILQYEAIDIYNVTNGQRFSTYAIAAERGSKIISVNGAAARCACEGDILIICSYVQVEDAEARQWLPKVAYFEGDNQMKRLAKALPVQIA; the protein is encoded by the coding sequence ATGATTCGCACTGTTCTGCAAGGCAAATTGCACCGCGTCAAGGTGACGCAGGCGGACCTCAACTATGAAGGTTCCTGCGCTATCGATCAGGATTTCCTGGATGCTTCCGGCATTCTGCAATATGAAGCGATTGATATTTATAACGTAACCAATGGCCAGCGCTTTTCCACCTACGCTATCGCGGCTGAGCGCGGATCGAAAATCATTTCAGTCAACGGTGCAGCAGCCCGCTGCGCCTGCGAGGGCGATATATTAATTATCTGCTCCTATGTGCAGGTTGAGGATGCCGAAGCGCGTCAGTGGCTGCCTAAAGTCGCCTATTTTGAAGGTGACAACCAGATGAAACGTCTGGCGAAAGCACTGCCAGTACAGATCGCCTGA
- the folK gene encoding 2-amino-4-hydroxy-6-hydroxymethyldihydropteridine diphosphokinase — translation MTRVYLALGSNLADPLHQVDAALTALDALPQTQRIATSPFYRTPPYGPPDQPDFLNAAVALETDLSADALLDHTQRIELEHGRVRKAERWGPRTLDIDLMLFGDAVINTERLIVPHYDLQNRAFMLVPLLAIAPDAHLPDGRALSTLLAALDSSSIALWHG, via the coding sequence ATGACACGGGTTTATCTCGCGTTAGGCAGTAACCTGGCCGATCCGCTGCATCAGGTTGATGCAGCGCTGACCGCACTGGATGCGTTGCCGCAGACGCAACGCATCGCCACCTCTCCGTTCTACCGCACGCCGCCCTATGGCCCACCCGATCAGCCCGATTTTCTCAATGCCGCAGTGGCACTTGAAACCGATCTCAGCGCAGACGCGCTGCTTGACCATACCCAGCGGATTGAGCTGGAGCATGGCCGGGTGCGCAAGGCAGAACGCTGGGGCCCCCGCACGCTGGACATCGATCTGATGCTGTTTGGCGATGCAGTGATCAACACGGAGCGGTTGATTGTGCCGCATTATGATCTGCAGAACCGCGCATTTATGCTGGTGCCGCTGCTGGCGATTGCCCCGGATGCCCACCTGCCCGACGGCCGCGCACTCAGCACTCTTCTTGCCGCCCTCGACAGCAGCAGCATCGCGCTGTGGCACGGCTGA
- the panB gene encoding 3-methyl-2-oxobutanoate hydroxymethyltransferase gives MKPTTISHLRQAKASGKKFATLTAYDFSFARLFADEGIQVLLVGDSLGMTVQGHDSTLPVTVSDIAYHTTAVRRGAPQALLLADLPFMSYATPQQTFESAAQLMRAGANMVKLEGGSWLAETVQMLTERAVPVCGHLGLTPQSVNIFGGYKVQGRDEAGAEQLLADALALEAAGAQLMVLECVPVSVAQQITDALTIPVIGIGAGNVTDGQILVMHDALGVTGGHIPKFAKNFLAETGDVRAAIRHYIAEVEAGTYPAAEHSFQ, from the coding sequence ATGAAACCCACCACGATTTCACATCTGCGTCAGGCGAAAGCCAGCGGTAAAAAGTTCGCGACGCTGACCGCCTACGATTTCAGTTTTGCCCGTCTGTTTGCCGATGAAGGTATTCAGGTGTTGCTTGTTGGTGATTCACTGGGAATGACGGTGCAGGGGCACGACTCCACGCTGCCGGTCACGGTCAGCGATATCGCTTATCACACCACCGCCGTACGCCGGGGTGCGCCGCAGGCACTGCTGCTCGCCGATCTGCCATTTATGAGTTATGCCACGCCACAGCAGACCTTTGAGAGTGCCGCACAGCTGATGCGTGCCGGCGCCAATATGGTGAAACTGGAAGGCGGCAGCTGGCTGGCTGAGACCGTGCAGATGCTGACCGAACGGGCCGTGCCGGTGTGTGGTCATCTTGGCCTGACGCCACAGTCGGTGAATATCTTTGGCGGCTATAAAGTACAGGGGCGTGATGAAGCAGGCGCAGAGCAGCTGCTGGCCGATGCGCTGGCACTGGAAGCCGCTGGCGCGCAGTTGATGGTACTGGAGTGCGTGCCGGTGTCGGTGGCGCAGCAGATTACCGACGCACTCACGATACCGGTGATTGGCATCGGTGCCGGTAACGTCACCGATGGTCAGATTCTGGTCATGCATGACGCGCTGGGCGTGACTGGCGGTCACATTCCCAAATTTGCTAAAAATTTCCTGGCGGAGACCGGCGATGTTCGCGCGGCGATTCGCCACTATATCGCCGAAGTCGAGGCCGGTACCTACCCGGCGGCAGAGCACAGTTTCCAGTAA